From one Streptomyces sp. SCSIO 30461 genomic stretch:
- a CDS encoding DUF881 domain-containing protein, which yields MPQQPPVRSTAPPTRPDASMSLLTNVMDHSLDDGYAEAAARRDAEGAVLSKPLRAKLGLAAGLVLAALVVTLGAAQARISAPVVAKEREELIDRIDAETAAADTLEADVERLRDEVGERQRKALEKHGGDRAELVGLLSGDTEVHGPGVKLVVDDAKGTEADGGGPRESSGFSDTGRVRDRDMQRVVNGLWESGAEAVAINGQRLTALSAIRAAGDAILVDNKPLVPPYTVLAVGNAKKLGTVFQDSVDGQYLHALEENFGIRSTISPQEEVRLPAAPSLIVRTAQPRTADARAGTRPGTEDSETGKGTS from the coding sequence ATGCCGCAGCAGCCCCCCGTTCGGAGCACAGCCCCGCCAACTCGTCCTGATGCGTCGATGTCGCTGCTGACCAACGTGATGGACCACAGCCTGGATGACGGCTATGCGGAGGCGGCTGCTCGCAGGGACGCGGAGGGCGCAGTCCTGTCGAAGCCGCTGCGGGCCAAGCTCGGTCTTGCCGCGGGCCTGGTGCTGGCCGCACTTGTGGTGACGTTGGGCGCGGCTCAGGCGCGGATATCGGCACCGGTGGTGGCGAAGGAGCGTGAGGAGCTCATCGACCGCATCGATGCCGAGACGGCGGCCGCCGACACACTCGAAGCCGATGTGGAGCGCCTTCGTGACGAGGTGGGGGAGCGGCAGCGCAAGGCGCTGGAGAAGCACGGCGGTGACCGGGCCGAGCTGGTCGGTCTGCTTTCCGGCGACACGGAGGTGCACGGTCCGGGGGTCAAGCTCGTCGTGGACGACGCCAAGGGCACCGAGGCCGACGGCGGCGGGCCCCGTGAGAGCTCCGGGTTCTCCGACACGGGCCGAGTACGCGACCGGGACATGCAGCGCGTCGTGAACGGCCTGTGGGAGTCGGGTGCCGAGGCCGTCGCCATCAACGGCCAGCGGCTGACCGCCCTGTCCGCGATCCGGGCGGCGGGTGACGCCATACTGGTCGACAACAAGCCGCTGGTGCCGCCCTACACGGTCCTGGCCGTCGGGAACGCCAAGAAGCTGGGGACGGTCTTCCAGGACAGCGTCGACGGACAGTATCTGCACGCGCTGGAAGAGAACTTCGGCATCCGAAGCACCATCTCTCCCCAGGAAGAGGTGCGCCTGCCGGCTGCGCCGAGCCTGATAGTGCGTACCGCACAGCCGAGGACCGCTGATGCCCGGGCAGGCACGCGTCCGGGCACGGAAGACTCAGAGACAGGGAAGGGCACATCGTGA
- a CDS encoding small basic family protein, which produces MIAVLGLVVGVVAGLLLRPEVPAVVEPYLPIAVVAALDAVFGGLRAMLDGIFVDKVFVVSFLSNVVVAALIVFLGDKLGVGAQLSTGVVVVLGIRIFSNAAAIRRHVFRA; this is translated from the coding sequence GTGATCGCCGTACTGGGCCTCGTCGTGGGAGTCGTGGCGGGACTGTTGCTCCGCCCCGAAGTACCGGCGGTGGTCGAGCCCTACCTGCCGATCGCCGTGGTCGCGGCCCTGGACGCGGTATTCGGCGGTCTGCGCGCCATGCTCGACGGGATCTTCGTCGACAAGGTCTTCGTGGTCTCCTTCCTGTCGAACGTCGTGGTCGCCGCCCTGATCGTGTTCCTCGGCGACAAGCTGGGCGTCGGTGCCCAGCTGTCGACGGGTGTGGTGGTGGTGCTGGGTATCCGGATCTTCTCCAACGCGGCTGCCATCCGCCGCCATGTCTTCCGGGCGTGA